A region from the Oceanidesulfovibrio marinus genome encodes:
- a CDS encoding MarR family winged helix-turn-helix transcriptional regulator gives MRSFHEMEQELAALPKVLDKYARISRMPFDFGMEKPLYPTEVHMVSEVAARGPVSVTELGRRFGVTKGAASQMVGKLVQKGLLSKRQDPEKGSRWLVEPTEKGRYVHNHHTAFHREHDKEFMEYLGRLSEAEFTTVASLFHRMERWLDSYLDG, from the coding sequence ATGCGATCATTCCATGAGATGGAGCAGGAGCTGGCGGCTCTGCCCAAGGTGCTGGACAAGTACGCCCGGATAAGCAGGATGCCCTTTGATTTCGGGATGGAGAAGCCGCTGTACCCAACAGAGGTGCACATGGTCAGCGAGGTGGCCGCTCGCGGGCCAGTATCGGTGACGGAGCTGGGCCGCCGTTTCGGCGTGACCAAAGGTGCGGCCTCGCAGATGGTGGGCAAGCTGGTGCAGAAAGGCCTGCTCAGTAAACGGCAGGACCCGGAAAAGGGCTCCAGGTGGTTGGTCGAACCTACGGAAAAAGGGCGCTACGTCCACAATCACCACACGGCGTTTCACAGGGAGCACGACAAGGAGTTCATGGAGTACCTGGGGCGTCTCTCCGAGGCCGAGTTCACAACCGTAGCGAGCTTGTTCCATAGAATGGAGCGCTGGCTGGATTCCTATCTCGATGGCTGA
- a CDS encoding SDR family oxidoreductase has protein sequence MIIITGASGQLGHLVVSSLLETVPASAVIGLARNTDKAQDLADRGVQVRHVDYDKPETLGPALEGGEKLLLISANEVGRRVPQHQAVIDAAKQAGVSLMAYTSILHADTTPIGLAEEHKATEAYLKASGIPHVLLRNGWYTENYTAQIPGALERGVLLGCAGNGRIASAARADYAAAAAAALTHENQAGSVYELAGDEAYTLADLAAEVARQSGKPFVYKDMPCEAFQAALKEAGLPDGIATMLADSDAAVAKNALFDDGRALSRLIGRPTTPLADMVKAVL, from the coding sequence ATGATCATTATTACCGGAGCCTCTGGCCAGCTTGGCCATCTCGTCGTCAGTTCGCTTCTCGAAACCGTCCCCGCCTCCGCAGTCATCGGCTTGGCGCGCAACACGGACAAGGCGCAGGATCTTGCAGACCGAGGCGTCCAGGTCCGCCACGTCGACTACGACAAGCCCGAGACCCTGGGCCCTGCCCTGGAAGGCGGCGAAAAGCTGCTGCTGATCTCGGCTAACGAGGTGGGCCGGCGGGTACCGCAGCACCAGGCCGTGATCGACGCGGCAAAACAAGCCGGCGTCTCGCTGATGGCCTACACCAGCATCCTGCACGCGGACACCACGCCCATCGGCCTGGCCGAGGAGCACAAGGCGACCGAGGCGTACCTGAAAGCGTCTGGAATCCCACACGTTCTACTGCGTAATGGCTGGTATACGGAGAACTACACCGCGCAGATTCCCGGCGCTCTGGAGCGCGGCGTGCTCCTCGGGTGCGCGGGCAACGGCAGGATCGCCTCGGCGGCGCGGGCCGATTACGCCGCGGCCGCAGCCGCCGCGCTGACCCACGAGAATCAGGCCGGCAGCGTGTACGAGTTGGCCGGGGACGAGGCCTACACCCTGGCCGATCTGGCCGCGGAGGTCGCGCGCCAGAGCGGCAAGCCCTTTGTCTACAAGGACATGCCCTGTGAGGCGTTCCAGGCCGCGCTCAAAGAGGCGGGCCTGCCGGATGGGATAGCCACCATGCTGGCCGACTCGGACGCCGCGGTGGCCAAGAACGCGCTCTTTGATGACGGCAGGGCGCTCAGCCGGCTCATCGGACGGCCGACCACGCCGCTGGCGGATATGGTCAAGGCCGTTCTGTAA
- a CDS encoding HD domain-containing protein: MAFGDDSIYPMLDFLRRAERLKSTLRYTWTQTGRQESTAEHSWRLCLFAMLVSRRYPDLDGLRILQLCIIHDLGEAIHGDIPATKQNGSKSGQERDDMLDLVRPLPPDMQQELLELWEEYEFAKSPEARVVKALDKLETLLQHVQGANPDGFVDYAFNLDYGKRYTLLDQFMRELREPIDAETESCLLARSCTHE, translated from the coding sequence ATGGCTTTTGGTGACGATTCAATCTACCCCATGCTGGACTTCCTGCGCAGGGCCGAACGGCTGAAGAGTACGCTGCGCTATACCTGGACGCAGACAGGCCGGCAGGAAAGCACGGCCGAGCACAGCTGGCGGCTCTGCCTGTTCGCCATGCTGGTGAGCCGACGCTATCCCGACCTGGATGGCTTGCGAATACTCCAGCTCTGCATCATACACGATCTTGGCGAAGCGATTCACGGCGATATCCCGGCCACCAAGCAAAACGGCTCCAAGAGCGGCCAGGAACGGGACGACATGCTCGACCTCGTGCGGCCGCTGCCCCCGGATATGCAGCAGGAGCTGCTGGAGCTGTGGGAGGAGTACGAGTTTGCCAAAAGCCCGGAAGCGCGTGTGGTCAAGGCCCTGGACAAGCTTGAAACACTGCTCCAGCACGTGCAGGGCGCAAACCCCGACGGCTTCGTCGATTACGCCTTCAACCTCGACTATGGAAAGAGATACACTCTCCTGGATCAGTTCATGCGCGAGCTGCGCGAACCGATCGATGCCGAGACGGAATCATGTCTGCTGGCGCGATCCTGTACCCATGAATAA